In Panicum virgatum strain AP13 chromosome 5K, P.virgatum_v5, whole genome shotgun sequence, the genomic window CACAAAACCTAGAAAACTAGGACCTAGACTACCAGCCGGCAGGAGATCGACGACCTTCCCCACTTCACGAGGCCAGAACGGCCATCGGAGGCGAGGAGGATCATCGATTCCGCCGGCGGGAACCAAGACCGGCCGCAGTCGCCGCAGGCGCTTCTCGAATCGCCTCTTGCTACTGTAGCGAGAGGATAAGAACGGCCGGGCGACAAGGTTGGAGCTCCCCGGCTTCtgttttgagagagagagatggggaaGACATTTCCGAGACTTGAACGTAAGAGATGTAGGCACACTGAGGGTCTGAGGCTGAAAGCAACGCGTACCAGGAAaagagatgtttttttttcttggcgtTAATTAACGAACGTTTGTCATGGCCTATTATTGGACTGTTGGGCCAGCTCTATTGGCCCAGCCGCGAAGACCGTGGGAAGTTTTTTGGGCTAGATTGCAGCGATCACAATCAGCGGCTTAGCCAGTGGTTTGGGTTCCAAGGTGCCGCACGCGCGATCCCGCTCTCCATCGCTGCAGCCTAAAAACAGGCTTGTCGACGAGCACGCATCTGCACGTGCGCGGCGACGGTGACCGATTTGACAGCAAGGTCGCCGGCGACACGGCGTGGAGGCTGCCTGCCGGTGCCGGGGTCTGTCAAGTGTATGGTTCGGGTTCGGCTAATAAATCCCAACCCTTTCAGCGCCACGCGCAAGGGGAGGCTCCAGAAGCAAGTGCGGAGTTGACAAACCGAGCTAATTAAGCTCCGGCGTCAACGGGTAGTCAAGATAGACGGAGCTAAAGAACTCGCCTCCGCCGCGTAGAGCCGTCGACCTCAAACCCACACAGAGAGATGCGCGTGAAGGTGAAGCCCCACCAAGATTCTCCGAGCAGCAATCCCGCCCGTCTCATGACCTCGGGACGTCCAGATCTTCTCTTCGGTCGCGCCCTCGCTTGAGCCAGCGCCACTCACCCCGCCCCCACTGGAGCTAAGTCCACGTCCAGCATGGGCGCCGCCGTCGGGAAGCCCGCGTTCGGCCTCGCCGACGCGCCGAGGACGCACGCGGAGGAGCGGCTCGCCGTCGCGGAGCACGCCCTGCTCCAGTGGACCCGCTCCCCCGGCGCCGACTCCGGCGTCTGGGACGCCGACGCGAGCTACACCAACAGgggcctcctcgccgcggtcGACGACGTGCTGCTCCTGGCGGAAGAGGACCCCTTCCCGCTCCCCGGggcctcctccgcgcgccgccgcctgggcagcgccgtcggcgccgccgcgtcgcgcatGGTGGAGGAGTTCCTGCGCGTCCGGGTCTGGGACGCCTCCCCGCTGCGCGTCGCCGTCGACGGGCTCGCGCTGGCGTCCAGCGGCGCGTCGCTGCTGGTGTTCCCCAGCGCCGGCGACGGGACCAGCGCTGCGACCTCCGGCGGGCAGGCCGACGCGTCCGACGGGACCCGGTCGTCGAGGGCCAGCTCCGGCGTGCCTGACGAGGTCGCGGCCCTGTTGGAAGGCGAGGTCTGGGACGAGCTCCATCTCGTCCGCCCCGCGGGCGTGTCCGTCCTCCACGAGATCGCCCTTCGGATGGTCCGCGCCGGCTGCACCAAGGACCTCTTCCGGGCGTTCCCCAACGCTCCCTGCGATGTGCTAGACAGGTGAAGCTTCTGGTTTCTGCTGGTCATCAATGGCTCTGCAGTTTCATTGGCCATGCTTGTCTCTGACGGATGGATCACGATCATGGATGTGCATCAGGTTCTTGTCAATTCTTCGTGTTGAATGCTCGCAGCGGACGACGGAGGCCGTGATCAAGCGGTGGACGACGGTGGCAAAGATCATCGGGAAGGCCATAGTCGCCATGCGGAGGCAGCTGCACGCGCAGAGTCCAGGCGCCTTCGACAGTTTCAGGGACGAATACTTGCTGGCCATCGCGGAGAACCGCATCCTGATCCTGCTTGAGTTCGCCGACGGATTCACCTCCATCACATCGCACGAGAAGCTCGTATACATGCTCGGCATGTACGAGGCTCTCAGCGACGCCGCGCCTAGCCTCCTGCTCCTGTTCAGCGGGGCGCGCAAGGAGCTCGTCGCCGAGCGGACACAGGAAATCCTCACCAAATTGGCCGGCGCGATGAAGATCATGGTCAGCGGCGTCGTGGCCAAGGTCCGAGGCGACTGCCCGCGCGCGCCGGGTGCGGCAGGCGGCGTCCACCCGCTGGCACGCGACGCCATGACCTGCGTCCAGCTGCTGGCGAGGCACCGCACCACGCTGGACCTGATcctcgcgggcggcggcggcgaacgcgacgccgccgccctcgtcgcGGAGCTGATCGCGGGCCTGGAGCGCAACCTCCAGGGGAAACTCGCCCTCGCCTGCGCGGACGCGGGAGGCTCGCGGCACCTCTTCCTGGCCAACAACGTCAGCTTCATACTGAACCGcgccgcggacgccggcggcgtggcgtccctgctcggcggcgcgtgggccgcgcggcgccggggccggcTCGCGCAGCACGTAGCGAGCTACGTCGAGTCGTCCTGGGGCCCGGCCGTCGCTCTCCTGGAGACGCCGGCGTGCGGCAGGGGCAAGCCGGCCAAAATTCTGGCGGAGTTCAACGCCGCGTTTACCAGGGCGCGCGACAGCGAGGTGTGCCGCCAGGTCCCGGACCCCGCGCTCCGAGCGGCCATGCGGAACGCCGTGTCGGGGATGGTGGTCCCCGCATACTGCGCGTTTCTTCAGAAACATCCCAAGCTTGGATCATCCGTCAGGTACACGGCTGATGATGTGGCCGAATCCTTGTCGGAATTGTTCGAAGGCGAAGGCGCGGATGGCAGGAAATAATCCTAGAGTTTCTATGCGTGTACAATTAAGTACAACTTCAGATTGTACTGAACTGTCAATAAGCCTTACCTTCTGTTAATATTTTGCCAATTAGTTATACTATCATTCATCAGTTGATCTGAACAGCAAGAACTGGGCAATGCACCACTTATTCCTTGTCATCTAAGAATAATCTGAGCATGGAAAATATGGACGAGAAAATAGTAGCATTTTCATGTTGACACAAGTCTACTACTTCTTACATGATTAGGGCAAGAACTACTGATGGAATGCTTCCTGAGGCATGAAATGTTACATATATGATCAGGGATTTGCTGGGTAACAATGGCTACTGCAAACTGGGCACGCGCACTTGGAACGACAGTTCAGAGTTGCCGCTGAGCTCGAACTCGCAGGTGTCTCCTTCCTGCAGGTTGTTCTCCCTGCAGATGTCAACCCAACCAGTGATGAAGCCACTGAACCTTGGGGTGCATTGGTACAGCACGGGCCAGAGTCTCGTGCATGGATCCTTGAGTATCACAACCTTCCTTCCCTGTTTCTTCGTTCTTGGTATAACCGGTAGTCGAGTGGGAAGCTCCTGCACGGAGATCTTTCAGGGCTGTAGTACTGAATGTGGTAAGCTAATATCAGTCGAAGAAATGGTCAGGGCTACTTACAAGCCATGTTTGCTCAGGTTCAGGCACAGCAATGCAAAACTTGCTGGTGCTTGCTGCAAGCGCAAGAACACCACCAGATTCGGAGGGTCCACTGCCAATGCCTTCAGAGTTATTTTCTGCACATTGGATCAAAATTTATGAAATAAATTGTATTTCAATTAAAATGAAGAAGTGAAAGCATTCTGTAATACCAGTTTGATGAAGATTTTGACAGAGATGAGGATGTTCATGAAGCTTTGTGCTACTTGATATGACTTCAGCAGAATTCTGCCCTGTGCTATCTTGCTTATTACCTTGACCATCTTGCTGCTTATCATGCTTCACTGCAGAGTGTGCAAGAACAAATCGTTAAGCATTGCTGTCGCTCAGTAAGTCCAAATTGAAAAATATGCAAATACAAAGGAAAATAACGTGCACCTAGTTCAGAACAAAAGATTGGAAAAATACTTACCTTCTTTGTGTTCAGCTTGGCTGTCCTTGCAAGAGAGCAAATCAGTGTCTTTCTTGCAACCACTTAATACACATTCACTCGAATGCACTTCAGGATCAGCTGGAGGAGAAGagttctcctttgcaaatgatGACGGCTCATTAGCAGGCAACGCGTTGATATCTATGTCATGCACTGCAACACAAGCATCAGCGCACACTGACCCTGTTACTACTGCATCAGTCATCTCTTTATTTTCTGTACATGATAGTGTCTCTGGCATCACAAAACGCTGATCATCTCCCGTAGAAGAAAAGTGATTTTGTTGGGTATCTTCAAGGCAACTGAAACCTGAATTTTGGGCAATAGTAATAGGCCCTCCCATATTCAGATCAACAGAAAATGCTTCTGGAGTACATATATCATTTTCAAATTCATATATATCAGCTGacaaaaatatatcatctaTATTCACTTCATTAAGGTCCATCATAGCAAGAGGTCCAATAGCATCAGTGTTCGTCGGTAAATTCAAGCCATCGACATTTTCAATTTCGGTAGCATCAGAAACCAGATGCTGCATAGCTCTTTCATTGCATtcgctttctttttcttcaaagaCTGTGCAGTCGTCTGCTATTTCGGCCTCTCCATCTAACACCTCCTGAGCTTTACAATCATGCCTTGTAGTTGTAGTTGTAGGGGCCTCAGAATCTTCTTGTGGTTCTGTGACTCGTACCTCTGGCACTCCCCCTGATGCTTCTGAACATTTTAGTTCAGATGCAGAATGGGGAAAATCAGAATCGTCAATGAAAACATGATCTGGCATCTGACAGTCTTTCGGGCCCAGATTATTATGGTGATCGGTACGTTGTTTCTTCTTGCAGTTCTTGCTTATCTTCACGGTTTGACTACTCGGACAGATAGTTTTCTGCCTGGGCTTCCTCTTCCGGCTCTGCCTCTTGTTCGTCTCGCAGAGGAACAGCCGTTCCACAGCCGATGGGGCAAACATCTGCACAGTGAAGACCGACCTGGCAATCTGCCTGAACACCAGGAACTCGCCGCAGCTGATGGCATGGTCGAGAACGAAATTCTTCCATCCATGCCCGAACGACAGGACGCCGTCGCGCAAGCACAGCCGCACGCGCCACCGGAGCCCGAATGCGTCTTCGAGATAAATGTTGGAGCCTGCCAGGTCCAAGATTGTCCTGGCAAATGGCGGTGGTATATCCTGCATGTGTAAAACTCATGGTCCAGATAAGTTCTGCAGTTATTGCCTAACAAAAATGCAGGCTCCTTCGAAAAGAAATGCAGACATGCAGTGAGATCGAGTGATAAGTCGCCACAGACTGCTGGTCGCCTAGTTTTGGCAGTGTAATAAATCTTTTAGAACTCGTTCTTAAACTCAAGATGTATTGGttaccttttcttcttccttttaatgaaatacATGTTGACAcggtcgcaaaaaaaaaaaaaaagtcgccAAAGACCCATACCATGTGCTCGGAGAAGTAGCCCATCATGACCTTGAAGAAGGACGGCACCGCCGGGATCGGCCGGGTCTTGCTGGAAGACGGCGACGGGGAGGACGAAGCAGCTCGGCCATGAATCCGGGCACACCTCTTCTGGCAATCCACGCATGCCCGGTTCTGGTGCGGATCGaatgccttcttcttcttcttcctcctccgccgcctcctcttcaCCACCTCCTTCTCGGCTTCCTCCCGTTCGCTGTCTATTTCGACCACGGTCTCTTCCGGCTCTTTCTTAACGGCTCCTCCTTCAATCAGCTTCACCATGCTCCCTACCCCAGAATGAAGATCACAGAACAAGAAGGCCTACTCTGATCACTCCCTGAGCTACTCCTACCTCGCAACACCCAGTTCCGTGTTCAGACATGCAAACACTTCACAGGGGCAAATCAAGGAATGGGATCAACTCTCTGACAGGAATGTATCTTGTATTTGATATTTCAATAAAGTCCTTAagtatccaaaaaaaaaaactctctgaCAGGAAGGGTGGAGGAGAAACCAATCATGCATGCCTCGCTGCTTGTGCTCGGTGCTCCTTTGTTCTCTTTCCCGGTGTGCTCCCTTCATTCGAGACGAGGCAACGGGTCCCCCGTGCGGGGAGCGGCGCAGCTGGACCTGTCTGAACGTGGGTCCCAGGTGGCAGGGAGGTGCTCAGAGGTTCTCCTCTCAGACTGCCTTGCAATCAGTGCCTGAATGACGGGCACTTGCTGGCTAGTTGTGTGTGTACGTAGCGTCGTGTCGTGTCGTAGCTCTGTTGGAGACATGACTCTCTGCGGCTGTAACAGCTGCTGTACCGGCTCGTACTTAATCTGAACGGCGACGCCATGCTTAACCacaatgtatatgtatatggaCTAAATACTTCATATGAACAACTTTTGTGTAAGTTGTCTATAGCTATTTTTATTATCACAATGTATATGAATTTGTCATGATAGAATCTGGAGTGAGAGAGGAGATACTCCTTCCGtttcaaaatgtaggtcgttttgacttttctagattcatatattttgctatataCCTAGACATATATTATATCTAAGTGCATATCAAATACTATAAATCTAAAAAAGACAAAACGacctatattttggaacggaggaaaTAGAAGAGAGTAATATTTGTTTATTTCTTGAGTAGTCTATAGCACTATAGGTATTGTCGTGGGCTTTTTAGGGTAcacacagccgggtggcggaatgcacccgcctaagccccgagggggagtactcgggaaagcgctaagcgattaggccgatctaatttgggggcaagaacgcaagaacacttgggtttagagtggttcaggtcgccggagcgtaataccctacctCCACTGTGTGATGTGTTGCTCTTAGTATGAATgggtctatcctctgcccagccgggcttgagtccttctctagcgggcgtctcccttttacagagcaaggaggacgcgtacacaggcgttggaccccgacaggtgggcccaaccaTGATGTATATTATACTAGATAGATACTAATGGTGGTATAGTGATAGAGAATCTTTTGCCGGATACTCTTCATCGTCTTGTaaactctctgaccgagggggggtCTGCTCCtttcccatcggcgaggcgcccgttgaggtagtgtagcttgcggcgtagtctgtcgaggcaaccgtgtaggcgtcataatgggcgaaaccgagccgtcgtgtccaactgTCATTGTAGACTGAcatacgcggcgtgggcggcgccagcgactgcactgtgcgtcttggtaacacgcgaccaaCAGTGCAACCGAGTAAAAACCGCCTCGGGCTCTGTTCCGCCTACCGTATTGAATGCGGTTGGTAGACGAGTCTTCTAGGGGAAGCCACGCGGTCCTGCGCGCGTGGCCGCACTCACTgacatgtggcggctccggacctgccccaggcggggtgtcggttcctccctgctgaggggtccggacagtatatggggtccgggacccggcggGGGTCCAGAACtccctgggaggtccggggccccagctgttttggctgagggctacctcctccgggatacgtggcgtcaccggaccctccctAAGCGGGGagtgggtccggggccgtttgccgggagagtagggctcaggatcacaggggtccggctgctcggccgtcagggcgtagttaaagataactacgagactcttgcctagacacagcaagagcgggtacccagtcctggggtactgACATGTATCTTTTGTTATTGttaattaaaacaattcaactatgatctacctataataataatttgatttgttgagcattaataatattatgcagataactattcttattttcatttcattttgattgattgttatTAGCTTTtggtttttattaatagtatatatttgtaattgatacatagctaaatgacattttatatttaatttttcataatggcatcggtgggtgatttttaattaggcacagagGTATTTTAGcataatttttatcgtaatgacagtggtgggtaatttttatttttctatatcATAATGACATTTTAATTTTTATGTTTGGTCCCCGCATCCAGTATTCCAGCCGGAGAGGCAAAAGGAGCGCACTGAGCCGAAGCCCATCGATGATGCTACATGGCGGCCCAGCCGGAGAGCAGGGGGTGCGCCTGGCAAGCTAAGCACATGGGCTTATGGGCCGCCCCAAATTTAAAGTGGTACCAGGATCTGCTGAAGTGATTACTACATATATACAGTCCACTTTCTTTAATAAGAACAAGAGATGGaataattttcttttgaaaCCAAGAGATGAGATAATTTGTAATGCTACTTCCCCAGAGTCCCAACTAGAACCCCAGAGTCTCAAACTCTTCAACTGTCAGTCTGTCACCCAGTTAGAATGATGATATGGCTCTGTCATAGAAGAGCATACAGGTTTTTGTTGGTGAAAATGGAGCAAATTATATCTATATACTGCATATAATTTGCCCCATTTTCGCCAACAAAAACCATGGAAAAAAATAACTTTTTAACTTTTCAAAGTTAAACTTTTTCATCTTTGACCGTagatggtaaaaaaaaagattgacaacataaaagatgaaaatgtttgactttgaaaagtcaaaaaattattatattatAGGATGGATGTAGTATCTTTTTTCTGGAACATTTCTACTAGCTcttgtttttttagattaagga contains:
- the LOC120708975 gene encoding exocyst complex component EXO70A1-like; translated protein: MGAAVGKPAFGLADAPRTHAEERLAVAEHALLQWTRSPGADSGVWDADASYTNRGLLAAVDDVLLLAEEDPFPLPGASSARRRLGSAVGAAASRMVEEFLRVRVWDASPLRVAVDGLALASSGASLLVFPSAGDGTSAATSGGQADASDGTRSSRASSGVPDEVAALLEGEVWDELHLVRPAGVSVLHEIALRMVRAGCTKDLFRAFPNAPCDVLDRFLSILRVECSQRTTEAVIKRWTTVAKIIGKAIVAMRRQLHAQSPGAFDSFRDEYLLAIAENRILILLEFADGFTSITSHEKLVYMLGMYEALSDAAPSLLLLFSGARKELVAERTQEILTKLAGAMKIMVSGVVAKVRGDCPRAPGAAGGVHPLARDAMTCVQLLARHRTTLDLILAGGGGERDAAALVAELIAGLERNLQGKLALACADAGGSRHLFLANNVSFILNRAADAGGVASLLGGAWAARRRGRLAQHVASYVESSWGPAVALLETPACGRGKPAKILAEFNAAFTRARDSEVCRQVPDPALRAAMRNAVSGMVVPAYCAFLQKHPKLGSSVRYTADDVAESLSELFEGEGADGRK
- the LOC120708974 gene encoding B3 domain-containing protein Os01g0905400-like, whose translation is MVKLIEGGAVKKEPEETVVEIDSEREEAEKEVVKRRRRRRKKKKKAFDPHQNRACVDCQKRCARIHGRAASSSPSPSSSKTRPIPAVPSFFKVMMGYFSEHMDIPPPFARTILDLAGSNIYLEDAFGLRWRVRLCLRDGVLSFGHGWKNFVLDHAISCGEFLVFRQIARSVFTVQMFAPSAVERLFLCETNKRQSRKRKPRQKTICPSSQTVKISKNCKKKQRTDHHNNLGPKDCQMPDHVFIDDSDFPHSASELKCSEASGGVPEVRVTEPQEDSEAPTTTTTRHDCKAQEVLDGEAEIADDCTVFEEKESECNERAMQHLVSDATEIENVDGLNLPTNTDAIGPLAMMDLNEVNIDDIFLSADIYEFENDICTPEAFSVDLNMGGPITIAQNSGFSCLEDTQQNHFSSTGDDQRFVMPETLSCTENKEMTDAVVTGSVCADACVAVHDIDINALPANEPSSFAKENSSPPADPEVHSSECVLSGCKKDTDLLSCKDSQAEHKEVKHDKQQDGQGNKQDSTGQNSAEVISSSTKLHEHPHLCQNLHQTENNSEGIGSGPSESGGVLALAASTSKFCIAVPEPEQTWLELPTRLPVIPRTKKQGRKVVILKDPCTRLWPVLYQCTPRFSGFITGWVDICRENNLQEGDTCEFELSGNSELSFQVRVPSLQ